The genomic region ATTAGAAGAGGTGATTTTAGTGAAACTGAAATCGATGACCTTATTAACGAGGGAGATGATCAAGCAGTTCCAGGTACTCAGAAATACTGGCACTTTAGAGAAGGACCTTTCTGTGGTGAAGATTCAGATCCTTGTTTATTAAGCGGAGTTACCGAAGATTGGGTTCAGGACTTTGAATCTGGTGCACTATTACCAGGAACTGGGACCGATTATATTGATGTAGACACTAATAATGATGGTGTATATGATGGATCTGATACACCTGGTTTACCAGCACCTTTTGGAGGGTACCTAATAACAAATAATCCAGAAAATTATTACTCAGGCTTTGTAGGACCTCAGGCTGGTGATGCTGGTGATTTTATAGTTTTTGATGGCCATCCAGATAATTCTGAAAAAGTGTATTTTACCAGAAATACTCCAGATCTTTGTGAGGGAGACAATTATTACGTAAGAATGCGTGTGAAAGATATTAGCTCTCCAGATGGTTTAAATGAGGCTAGATTAAAAGTTGTATATAGATCTGGAGATCCAGAATCTGCGACCCAGGCAGGATTGTTCACAATTGATGACTTATCTAAAGATTCGAATTCAGCATGGACCACCGTTGGATTTATAATGACTGCAACCGAGGATGGTGAAATGATTATTAGAATTAGAGATAAGGAAGATGCAGTTTTTGGGAATGATTTTGCAATGGATGATATCATTTTTTCCAATGATCCAACTATTTTAAATGGGGTTACACATATTAACCCTGTGAACTAGGTAATTAATGGAAGGGAATGAAAGACTCCCTTCCAACTATTCGAAAATCGTAATAAAGAATTGTGTGTGTAAACTTTAGAATTTCATCAATTTTCATACTTTCTACGCTGGGGGGCGGTTATATAAAATTGAGGATTGATATATTTCGAAGTTGATTGAGAGCCGTTAAACAACGGCTCTTTTTTTTTATAATTCTCGAATCTGTTTTTGACTAAATTGGAGAACGTCTTCAAAGAAATGACGGAATTCATTTTCAAATTCATCATAATATAACTCCAGTTCATCTGTAGCCTGATCCATACCAGATTTTAGCTTCGTTCTTTTATTCATACCATTCAAGACACTTTGAATTCCATCAATAGAAGCATAACTTAAAAGCCAGTTTTGTTCGATCATATATGGGAGAAAATTCTTGACATTAGAAGGAAGAACCTCGTAGTTAAGCTTCAATAGCTCATAGAACTGTATGGTATATTCCGCCAATGGTATATCACAATAGTCTTTCCAGTTCGCTGCTAAGAAATGATCGTAAAAAATGTCTACGATGATGCCACTATAATGCCGGTATCTTTCAGACAAACGATGACTACTCTCTTTGAAAACTGGATGAGTATCGGTATAAAAGTCGATCGCACGATGTAGAATTATACCTTTTTGAATTTGAAGTCCATATTTTAGATATTTTTTCCCCTTTATAGAATCTGCCATAAAATTGCCAATCTTGACCAGATCGTCATCACCAGATAAATATATATGTGCCAGAAAGTTCATGCGGGAATATACGAATTAAACAGGGCCAGGGTTAATATTTGTTAAGTTTTGGAAAGTACGGGATGACACAATTATATTTGTTAAAATTTCTTACAGGTCCTATCAGGATCTATAAATAACTAATAATGACATTAATAAAATCAATTTCAGGGATTAGAGGAACTATTGGTGGAAAAACCGGTGATAACTTAACCCCTTTAGATACAGTAAAATTTGCCGCAGCTTATGGTATGTGGTTAAAAAATAACTCAACCAATAAGAATCTTAAGGTTGCGGTAGGAAGAGATGCGAGAATATCTGGAAAAATGATCCAGGAACTTACGATGAATACCCTAACTGGTCTGGGAATCGATGTAATCGATCTAGGCTTGTCTACCACTCCTACAGTAGAAGTCGCTGTACCCTTGGAAGATGCTGATGGTGGAATCATACTTACTGCCAGCCACAATCCTAAACAATGGAACGCTTTAAAATTATTAAATAGTAAAGGAGAATTTCTTGACGGAGAAGCTGGAGCCAAGATTCTTGAAATAGCAGAAAGTGAAAATTTTGATTTTGCTGAAGTTGATGACCTTGGAGAGATCACAGTGATCGATAATTATATCGACAGGCATATTGAAGAAGTCCTGAAGCTTAAACTAGTTGATGCTGATAAGGTTTCTTCTGCGAAATTTAAAGTAGCTGTGGATGCAGTGAATTCCACAGGGGGAATTGCTATTCCAGCACTGCTGAAGAGAATGGGCGTAGAGGTGATCGAATTATACTGTGAACCAAATGGACATTTTCCACACAATCCAGAACCTTTAAAAGAGCATTTAATCGATATCTGTTACTTAATGAAAAAGGAGAAGGCAGATCTTGGGATCGTAGTAGATCCAGATGTAGATCGTCTTGCTTTTATAGACGAAAACGGTGAAATGTTTGGTGAGGAATATACATTGGTCGCATGTGCAGATTATGTATTGTCTAAAACTTCCGGGAACACTGTTAGTAACCTGAGCTCATCCAGAGCATTAAGAGATATTACAGAGAAACATAATGGAGAATATAATGCCAGTGCAGTAGGTGAAGTGAACGTGGTTCAGCTTATGAAAGATTCAGACGCAATCATTGGTGGTGAAGGTAACGGCGGAATCATCTATCCGGAAGCACATTATGGCAGAGATAGCCT from Christiangramia sp. OXR-203 harbors:
- a CDS encoding ACP phosphodiesterase, whose product is MNFLAHIYLSGDDDLVKIGNFMADSIKGKKYLKYGLQIQKGIILHRAIDFYTDTHPVFKESSHRLSERYRHYSGIIVDIFYDHFLAANWKDYCDIPLAEYTIQFYELLKLNYEVLPSNVKNFLPYMIEQNWLLSYASIDGIQSVLNGMNKRTKLKSGMDQATDELELYYDEFENEFRHFFEDVLQFSQKQIREL
- the glmM gene encoding phosphoglucosamine mutase; this encodes MTLIKSISGIRGTIGGKTGDNLTPLDTVKFAAAYGMWLKNNSTNKNLKVAVGRDARISGKMIQELTMNTLTGLGIDVIDLGLSTTPTVEVAVPLEDADGGIILTASHNPKQWNALKLLNSKGEFLDGEAGAKILEIAESENFDFAEVDDLGEITVIDNYIDRHIEEVLKLKLVDADKVSSAKFKVAVDAVNSTGGIAIPALLKRMGVEVIELYCEPNGHFPHNPEPLKEHLIDICYLMKKEKADLGIVVDPDVDRLAFIDENGEMFGEEYTLVACADYVLSKTSGNTVSNLSSSRALRDITEKHNGEYNASAVGEVNVVQLMKDSDAIIGGEGNGGIIYPEAHYGRDSLVGTALFLTYLAEKKESVSSIRASYPSYYMSKNKIQLTPDLDVDGVLKAVEKRHASEEISTVDGVKIDFPENWVHLRKSNTEPIIRIYTEAKSQQEADELAQKMISEIEQIIA